A genomic window from Elusimicrobiota bacterium includes:
- a CDS encoding DUF4932 domain-containing protein: MDVVIDPSIELLGAVDLLGTRATAALKGPGRDYARALAKACAPFKTHPAVKLNARMHKSDPDFFQRKDLLLMRTAPPELEFDAALDSCRGEAERSGVWEPWLGAMRAFARDSRFTAVLGACAPRLSPAVDALRRRVEQDDHAGKIERYTGLPFLGRYRIIVSPLCARGVSLNRVWLRDDARHEIVSILDADSCPSAERDSADHSLDAVVWHELGHGVLDMTANLYDHEEKDRPFSLGAGLRSNCRNWLHGMREHLVRAVMLRLVALERGEEAASREFRLEEFSRRPHLAAFLSRLREYEASRERYPALSDFYPRLLEVFPRQSAKLEPPADPGRESWPDALRKLAGPYYTERQRARAVAHLDALLERSRDERLILRRAALNFLLGEHARAAEDASALLSRHPADVAALIRWGAGLTAKARARNTRP, translated from the coding sequence ATGGACGTCGTCATCGACCCATCCATCGAGCTCCTGGGCGCGGTGGACCTGCTGGGCACGCGCGCGACCGCCGCCCTCAAGGGTCCGGGCCGGGACTACGCGCGGGCGCTCGCGAAGGCCTGCGCGCCTTTCAAGACCCACCCCGCCGTGAAGCTGAACGCGCGGATGCACAAGTCCGATCCGGACTTCTTCCAGCGCAAGGATCTCCTCCTGATGCGCACCGCGCCCCCGGAGCTGGAGTTCGACGCGGCGCTGGACTCCTGCAGGGGAGAGGCCGAGAGAAGCGGCGTCTGGGAGCCGTGGCTGGGAGCCATGCGGGCTTTCGCGCGGGACTCGCGGTTCACCGCCGTCCTCGGCGCCTGCGCCCCGAGGCTGAGCCCCGCGGTCGACGCGCTGAGAAGGCGGGTGGAGCAGGACGATCACGCCGGGAAGATCGAGCGCTACACCGGCCTGCCCTTTCTCGGACGCTACCGGATCATCGTCTCCCCGTTGTGCGCGCGGGGCGTCAGCCTCAACCGGGTCTGGCTGCGCGACGACGCCCGTCACGAGATCGTCAGCATCCTGGACGCGGATTCCTGCCCTTCCGCGGAGCGGGACTCCGCCGATCACAGCCTCGACGCCGTCGTGTGGCACGAGTTGGGGCACGGGGTCCTGGACATGACCGCGAACCTCTACGACCACGAGGAGAAGGACCGCCCGTTCTCCTTGGGCGCCGGCCTGCGCAGCAACTGCCGCAATTGGCTCCACGGCATGAGAGAGCATCTCGTGAGAGCGGTGATGCTTCGTCTCGTCGCCCTGGAGCGCGGGGAGGAGGCCGCGAGCAGGGAATTCCGTCTCGAGGAATTCAGCCGGCGCCCGCACCTCGCGGCGTTCCTCTCCCGGCTGCGGGAATACGAGGCCTCGCGCGAGCGTTATCCGGCTTTGTCGGACTTCTACCCCCGCCTGCTCGAAGTTTTCCCGCGCCAGTCCGCGAAGCTCGAGCCGCCCGCCGACCCCGGGCGGGAATCCTGGCCGGACGCGCTGCGCAAGCTCGCCGGACCCTACTACACCGAGCGGCAGCGCGCGCGCGCCGTCGCGCACCTCGACGCCCTGCTGGAACGCTCCCGGGACGAGCGGCTGATCCTGCGCCGAGCCGCGCTCAACTTCCTGTTGGGCGAGCACGCCCGCGCGGCGGAGGACGCGTCCGCCTTGCTCTCCCGGCACCCCGCGGACGTCGCCGCCCTCATCCGCTGGGGCGCGGGTCTCACGGCGAAAGCCCGGGCGCGGAACACCAGGCCTTGA
- a CDS encoding tetratricopeptide repeat protein yields the protein MKRPAAPSEGRSYLTCLIGLPPGGRSEWTAALARERGKKDAGALRRGGRALSLLGRGAEALAALDRSLALDAASREGWAWRGEALLLAGRRAEARLALDKAAQLSEGWPWARLLRAVCLLTEGDVDGAQKELSAIRALPEAVLVSALLEGQRGAARAGADAATAELAARPSGPLFAVRALLRLGLGDLPACLEDLNAAAALEPSAWILMQRADALNRSGFYREGLKDSAAAAALLPDSPEPHLQAANIYFDQAFYPEALAEMERALARRPDDAGMLSRRARFHLLLGRFEEAEKGLDRACALAPDSGQLRFERLNVIAMRGRWTEVLEALKGGALHEPFHSYLTGYVLCRKGDRARAVRHFLRAASLADGGFAERCRFYALVCRVLSKPEKKVLARPQFYLCGVGIHHPYQITVEILRALDACEVLYNNLGDPQISEFLGLFRCEVRAVTRVDNEPAMGRVKRILAGLQRGRTTGFVTRIHPFIYRRIARDLVTECEAAKISFQAFGAVSLTEVAWSLASAEPDHGTRRGPFGQRVFDLVHLTRNPGQLEPAHPTVVYAIANDDDRRRFCALVRANYDPEQSVFFLAGSGDREQQVVSAPVKDVEAKLLSLDLGTVMYLPPRQ from the coding sequence ATGAAGCGGCCCGCGGCTCCCTCCGAGGGCCGCTCCTACCTGACCTGCCTCATCGGCCTGCCGCCGGGGGGCCGCTCGGAGTGGACGGCGGCGCTCGCGCGCGAGCGGGGAAAGAAGGACGCCGGCGCCTTGCGCCGCGGGGGCCGGGCCCTCTCCTTGCTCGGCCGCGGCGCCGAGGCGCTCGCCGCCCTCGACCGCTCGCTGGCGCTCGACGCCGCCTCCCGCGAAGGCTGGGCGTGGCGGGGCGAAGCCCTGCTGCTGGCGGGACGCCGCGCGGAGGCGCGCCTCGCCCTCGACAAGGCCGCCCAGCTGTCGGAAGGCTGGCCCTGGGCTCGGCTGCTGCGGGCGGTGTGCCTGCTCACCGAGGGCGACGTCGACGGCGCCCAGAAGGAGCTTTCCGCCATCCGCGCTTTGCCGGAGGCCGTGCTCGTCTCGGCCCTGCTCGAGGGCCAGCGCGGCGCCGCCCGCGCGGGCGCGGACGCGGCCACGGCCGAGCTCGCCGCGCGTCCCTCCGGGCCGCTGTTCGCGGTGCGCGCGCTGCTGCGCCTGGGCCTAGGCGACCTTCCCGCGTGCCTCGAGGATCTCAACGCGGCCGCCGCGCTCGAGCCCTCGGCCTGGATCCTCATGCAGCGCGCGGACGCGCTCAACCGCAGCGGATTCTATCGTGAGGGGCTGAAGGATTCCGCTGCGGCCGCAGCACTTCTTCCCGATTCTCCCGAGCCGCATCTGCAGGCCGCGAACATCTATTTCGACCAGGCGTTCTATCCCGAGGCTCTCGCGGAGATGGAGCGCGCGCTCGCGCGGCGTCCCGACGACGCCGGCATGCTCAGCCGACGGGCGCGCTTCCATCTCCTGCTCGGACGCTTCGAGGAGGCCGAGAAGGGCCTGGACCGGGCCTGCGCTCTGGCCCCCGACAGCGGCCAGCTCCGCTTCGAGAGGCTCAACGTCATCGCCATGAGAGGCCGCTGGACGGAGGTCCTCGAGGCGCTCAAAGGCGGAGCCCTCCACGAGCCGTTCCATTCGTATCTCACCGGCTACGTCCTGTGCCGGAAAGGCGACCGCGCCCGCGCGGTCCGCCACTTCCTCCGGGCGGCCTCCCTGGCCGACGGCGGCTTCGCGGAGCGCTGCCGCTTCTACGCCCTCGTCTGCCGAGTGCTCTCCAAGCCGGAAAAAAAGGTCCTGGCCCGCCCGCAGTTCTACCTGTGCGGCGTCGGCATCCATCATCCTTATCAGATCACCGTGGAGATCCTCCGGGCGCTCGACGCCTGCGAGGTCCTCTACAACAACCTCGGCGATCCGCAGATCTCCGAGTTCCTCGGCCTGTTCCGCTGCGAGGTGCGCGCCGTGACCCGCGTCGACAACGAGCCGGCCATGGGCCGCGTCAAACGCATCCTCGCCGGGCTCCAGCGGGGGAGGACCACGGGATTCGTCACGCGCATCCACCCCTTCATCTATCGCCGCATCGCCCGCGACCTCGTCACGGAGTGCGAGGCGGCGAAGATCAGCTTCCAGGCGTTCGGGGCCGTCTCTCTGACCGAGGTCGCCTGGAGCCTCGCGTCGGCCGAGCCTGACCACGGGACGCGGCGCGGCCCTTTCGGGCAGCGGGTCTTCGATCTCGTTCATCTGACGCGCAACCCGGGCCAGCTCGAGCCGGCGCATCCGACGGTCGTGTACGCGATCGCCAACGACGACGACCGCCGGCGCTTCTGCGCGCTGGTCCGCGCGAATTACGACCCGGAGCAGTCGGTGTTTTTCCTGGCCGGCTCCGGCGACCGCGAGCAGCAGGTCGTCTCGGCCCCCGTCAAGGACGTCGAGGCGAAGCTCCTGTCGCTCGACCTCGGAACCGTCATGTATCTGCCGCCCCGTCAATGA
- a CDS encoding NAD-dependent epimerase/dehydratase family protein, whose translation MVTLRGRRVLVTGASGFIGAALARRLVRDGADVHVLVRPTSSPEKLGSAWGRLTRHLGDLGDEKSLAAAVGAARPEVVFHLAKQRDGSSFSREAEATLRLAGVLRSAAPDLRRLVRTAHDAPSREDDAALAAKVAALGLPAVTLELYLVYGPGQKKGDFPHDIKDGARPARASGAVKDFVWIDDVVEAYLLASHASGVEGLTIPIGTGLGRTEAEAAALLLRLMGSSDAPPKADGPGAGHPADPSLARRMLLWSPRVLLEQGLARLLAKGAVKAPRRAEERRHMIPWLGSPGGKAAAAAKPAAPWDLVYRAAENFRKGDHAAAGRDADAFIGRLPGSAAGPAMKALIAAQSGNRAETELWLEAAGPRGPEGWALALRGMMRARWGEHDAARSDLVATRKSERSAWACAERADAYNRIGLFSSSLTEFAHMRRAIPGSPEPDLRASAIHLEQAQYEEAAQCLVRAARLAPGDVRVPRQLSRLRFVEGDLPRSRAAIEEACRLAPGDAGLRQERLRLCVLQDDDKAVAALLEEEWPAGVRDFWRAYVACRRKRFDESVRLFAAAEKATEDGQVASTCAFYRHVARVLSEAPKAPAPPPGKELLIMGLGFRLPYQSSVEALWALASCEAFFSNLSDKTVADTLGLYGVPMRTIVFRRSDGQSTPCARLVMKGMKELGRGAVVTRGMPNYYGRLAYRLTKDCEARGIGCRIIPSVSIADLLPCLVGRVRGSSLGIEVRDTNGLAGLDPRLPAVVYNFASGAQRREQARFIAGRLEPGDACWLMPGSGYLEFSPSEAAAAGLEEALARADAAVTVLLPARR comes from the coding sequence ATGGTGACCTTGCGCGGCCGGCGCGTCCTCGTCACGGGGGCTTCCGGCTTCATCGGCGCCGCGCTCGCGCGCCGCCTCGTGCGAGACGGCGCCGACGTCCACGTCCTCGTGCGGCCGACGTCCTCGCCGGAGAAGCTCGGCTCCGCCTGGGGGCGGCTCACCCGGCATCTCGGCGACCTCGGCGACGAGAAAAGCCTGGCCGCCGCGGTCGGCGCCGCGCGGCCGGAGGTCGTCTTCCACCTCGCCAAGCAGCGCGACGGCTCCTCCTTCTCGCGCGAGGCGGAGGCGACCCTGCGCCTCGCCGGGGTCCTGCGCTCCGCCGCGCCGGACCTTCGGCGCCTGGTCCGGACGGCGCACGACGCGCCCTCCCGCGAGGACGACGCCGCCCTCGCCGCGAAGGTCGCCGCCCTCGGCCTGCCCGCCGTCACTCTGGAGCTGTACCTGGTCTACGGGCCCGGCCAGAAGAAGGGGGACTTCCCGCACGACATCAAGGACGGCGCGCGTCCGGCGCGCGCGTCGGGGGCGGTCAAGGATTTCGTCTGGATCGACGACGTCGTGGAGGCCTACCTGCTCGCGTCCCACGCCTCCGGCGTCGAGGGCCTGACGATCCCGATCGGCACCGGACTGGGCCGCACGGAGGCCGAGGCCGCCGCGCTCCTGCTGCGCCTGATGGGCTCGAGCGACGCTCCCCCGAAGGCCGACGGCCCCGGCGCGGGCCATCCCGCCGATCCGTCCCTCGCGCGGCGCATGCTGCTCTGGAGCCCGCGCGTGCTCCTGGAGCAGGGGCTGGCGCGCCTCCTCGCCAAGGGCGCGGTCAAGGCTCCTCGCCGCGCCGAGGAGCGCCGCCACATGATCCCCTGGCTGGGTTCCCCGGGCGGGAAGGCCGCGGCGGCCGCCAAGCCGGCGGCGCCCTGGGACCTCGTCTACCGCGCCGCGGAGAATTTCCGGAAGGGGGACCACGCCGCCGCCGGGCGCGACGCCGACGCCTTCATCGGCCGGCTGCCCGGGTCGGCCGCCGGTCCCGCGATGAAGGCCCTGATCGCCGCTCAGAGCGGGAACAGGGCGGAGACCGAGCTTTGGCTCGAGGCCGCCGGTCCGCGCGGCCCCGAGGGCTGGGCGCTCGCCCTGCGCGGCATGATGCGCGCGCGCTGGGGGGAGCACGACGCCGCGCGTTCGGACCTCGTGGCGACGCGCAAGAGCGAGCGCTCGGCTTGGGCCTGCGCGGAGCGCGCCGACGCCTACAACCGGATCGGGCTTTTCTCGAGCTCCCTGACCGAGTTCGCGCACATGCGCCGCGCCATTCCCGGCAGCCCCGAGCCCGACCTCCGCGCCTCGGCCATCCATCTCGAGCAGGCGCAGTACGAGGAGGCGGCGCAGTGCCTGGTCCGCGCCGCGCGCCTGGCGCCCGGCGACGTCCGCGTGCCCCGGCAGCTCTCGCGCCTGCGCTTCGTCGAGGGCGACCTGCCCCGCTCGCGGGCCGCGATCGAGGAGGCCTGCCGCCTGGCGCCCGGCGACGCCGGCCTGCGCCAGGAGCGCCTGCGCCTGTGCGTGCTCCAGGACGACGACAAGGCCGTCGCCGCGCTGCTCGAGGAAGAGTGGCCCGCCGGCGTGCGCGACTTCTGGCGCGCCTACGTCGCCTGCCGCCGCAAGCGCTTCGACGAGAGCGTGCGCCTGTTCGCCGCCGCGGAGAAGGCGACCGAGGACGGCCAGGTCGCGAGCACGTGCGCGTTCTACCGCCACGTGGCGCGCGTGCTCTCCGAGGCGCCGAAGGCTCCCGCCCCTCCTCCGGGCAAGGAGCTGCTCATCATGGGGCTGGGCTTTCGCCTGCCCTATCAGAGCAGCGTCGAGGCCTTGTGGGCGCTGGCCTCGTGCGAGGCGTTCTTCAGCAACCTCTCCGACAAGACGGTCGCCGACACGCTGGGCCTCTACGGCGTCCCCATGCGCACCATCGTCTTCCGCCGCTCCGACGGCCAGTCGACGCCCTGCGCGCGCCTCGTGATGAAGGGCATGAAGGAGCTCGGCCGCGGCGCCGTCGTCACGCGCGGCATGCCGAACTACTACGGACGGCTCGCCTACCGGCTGACGAAGGACTGCGAGGCGCGCGGCATCGGGTGCCGCATCATCCCCTCCGTCTCGATCGCCGACCTGCTCCCCTGCCTCGTCGGCCGCGTCCGCGGCTCGTCGCTGGGCATCGAGGTGCGCGACACCAACGGCC